One segment of Ziziphus jujuba cultivar Dongzao chromosome 12, ASM3175591v1 DNA contains the following:
- the LOC107429361 gene encoding uncharacterized protein LOC107429361 isoform X2, with protein sequence MANNSKEEPKTAPQSDRWYNLTLGPSFKDDSSNKYCTLRYEFKPASIDKTKAGSLRKTKENRVNVEFHNNQLGKPKVTFEGSSEDYKENDAVLFFDGETFRLERLHRAVKQLRHLRQPGESAAAAAAASVATTAAAPPVPAVEPRLSPVGKTSKPMQTVRNTVPAVPVEVERIDIGGPENPGAKSAGKGIAEYPSDPPNVPAASPEPKNDEVEEHQDIDIDEIFGTASPEDGNAVEDNANAGFDINVPHQNDTDDEIADVDDSGDEVDKGPNAAEALRAQVNAEERGEQTSTSSSSSGSGSSGSGSGSGSSSSSDSEGSDEDSVNSI encoded by the exons ATGGCGAACAACTCCAAGGAAGAGCCCAAAACCGCTCCTCAGTCCGATCGCTGGTACAATCTAACCCTAGGTCCTTCCTTCAAGGACGATTCCTCTAATAAGTACTGCACCCTCCGAT ATGAATTTAAACCGGCTTCGATTGATAAGACAAAAGCTGGATCATTGCGCAAGACCAAGGAAAATAGGGTCAATGTGGAATTTCATAATAATCAATTGGGAAAACCCAAAGTGACATTTGAAGGAAGCAGCGAGGACTACAAGGAGAACGACGCCGTTTTGTTTTTTGACGGAGAGACCTTTAGACTGGAGCGGCTTCACAGGGCTGTTAAGCAGCTTAGGCACCTTCGTCAGCCTGGTGAATCTGCAGCTGCAGCAGCCGCTGCTTCTGTGGCTACCACAGCGGCTGCTCCGCCGGTGCCTGCGGTGGAGCCTCGGTTGTCTCCGGTAGGAAAGACTTCAAAGCCAATGCAAACCGTTAGGAACACAGTCCCTGCGGTGCCG GTTGAGGTGGAACGGATTGATATTGGTGGGCCAGAGAATCCAG GTGCAAAATCTGCTGGTAAGGGGATTGCTGAGTATCCATCTGATCCACCAAATGTTCCTGCTGCCTCACCGGAACCTAAAAATGACGAAGTTGAGGAACATCAAGATATAGacattgatgaaatttttggcaCTGCATCACCTGAAGATGGGAATGCTGTCGAGGATAATGCAAATGCCGGGTTTGATATCAATGTACCGCATCAAAATGACACTGATGATGAGATTGCTGATGTAGATGATAGTGGTGATGAAGTTGACAAGGGACCAAATGCGGCAGAAGCTCTTCGAGCCCAGGTTAATGCAGAGGAGAGGGGTGAGCAGACTTCCACTTCCAGTAGTAGCAGTGGAAGTGGTAGTAGCGGTAGTGGAAGTGGTAGTGGGAGCAGCAGTAGCAGCGACAGTGAAGGCAGCGATGAAGATTCAGTTAATTCCATCTGA
- the LOC107429361 gene encoding uncharacterized protein LOC107429361 isoform X1 produces MANNSKEEPKTAPQSDRWYNLTLGPSFKDDSSNKYCTLRYEFKPASIDKTKAGSLRKTKENRVNVEFHNNQLGKPKVTFEGSSEDYKENDAVLFFDGETFRLERLHRAVKQLRHLRQPGESAAAAAAASVATTAAAPPVPAVEPRLSPVGKTSKPMQTVRNTVPAVPVEVERIDIGGPENPAGAKSAGKGIAEYPSDPPNVPAASPEPKNDEVEEHQDIDIDEIFGTASPEDGNAVEDNANAGFDINVPHQNDTDDEIADVDDSGDEVDKGPNAAEALRAQVNAEERGEQTSTSSSSSGSGSSGSGSGSGSSSSSDSEGSDEDSVNSI; encoded by the exons ATGGCGAACAACTCCAAGGAAGAGCCCAAAACCGCTCCTCAGTCCGATCGCTGGTACAATCTAACCCTAGGTCCTTCCTTCAAGGACGATTCCTCTAATAAGTACTGCACCCTCCGAT ATGAATTTAAACCGGCTTCGATTGATAAGACAAAAGCTGGATCATTGCGCAAGACCAAGGAAAATAGGGTCAATGTGGAATTTCATAATAATCAATTGGGAAAACCCAAAGTGACATTTGAAGGAAGCAGCGAGGACTACAAGGAGAACGACGCCGTTTTGTTTTTTGACGGAGAGACCTTTAGACTGGAGCGGCTTCACAGGGCTGTTAAGCAGCTTAGGCACCTTCGTCAGCCTGGTGAATCTGCAGCTGCAGCAGCCGCTGCTTCTGTGGCTACCACAGCGGCTGCTCCGCCGGTGCCTGCGGTGGAGCCTCGGTTGTCTCCGGTAGGAAAGACTTCAAAGCCAATGCAAACCGTTAGGAACACAGTCCCTGCGGTGCCG GTTGAGGTGGAACGGATTGATATTGGTGGGCCAGAGAATCCAG CAGGTGCAAAATCTGCTGGTAAGGGGATTGCTGAGTATCCATCTGATCCACCAAATGTTCCTGCTGCCTCACCGGAACCTAAAAATGACGAAGTTGAGGAACATCAAGATATAGacattgatgaaatttttggcaCTGCATCACCTGAAGATGGGAATGCTGTCGAGGATAATGCAAATGCCGGGTTTGATATCAATGTACCGCATCAAAATGACACTGATGATGAGATTGCTGATGTAGATGATAGTGGTGATGAAGTTGACAAGGGACCAAATGCGGCAGAAGCTCTTCGAGCCCAGGTTAATGCAGAGGAGAGGGGTGAGCAGACTTCCACTTCCAGTAGTAGCAGTGGAAGTGGTAGTAGCGGTAGTGGAAGTGGTAGTGGGAGCAGCAGTAGCAGCGACAGTGAAGGCAGCGATGAAGATTCAGTTAATTCCATCTGA